In a single window of the Pongo abelii isolate AG06213 chromosome 1, NHGRI_mPonAbe1-v2.0_pri, whole genome shotgun sequence genome:
- the RAP1GAP gene encoding uncharacterized protein LOC100189803 (The RefSeq protein has 3 substitutions compared to this genomic sequence), translating into MIEKMQGSRMDEQRCSFPPPLKTEEDYIPYPSVHEVLGREGPFPLILLPQFGGYWIEGTNHEITSIPETEPLQSPTAKVKLECNPTARIYRKHFLGKEHFNYYSLDTALGHLVFSLKYDVIGDQEHLRLLLRTKCRTYHDVIPISCLTEFPNVVQMAKLVCEDANVDRFYPVLYPKASRLIVTFDEHVISNNFKFGVIYQKLGQTSEEELFSTNEESPAFVEFLEFLGRKVKLQDFKGFRGGLDVTHGQTGTESVYCNFRNKEIMFHVSTKLPYTEGDAQQLQRKRHIGNDIVAVVFQDENTPFVPDMIASNFLHAYVVVQAEGGGPDGPLYKVSVTARDDVPFFGPPLPDPAVFRKGPEFQEFLLTKLINAEYACYKAEKFAKLEERTRAALLETLYEELHIHSQSMMGLGGDEDKMENGSGGGGFFESFKRVIRSRSQSMDAMGLSNKKPNTVSTSHSGSFAPNNPDLAKAAGISLIVPGKSPTRKKSGPFGSRRSSAIGIENIQEVQEKRAETAAQRAEALKDFSRSSSSASSFASVVEETEGVDGEDTGLESVSSSGTPHKRDSFIYSTWLEDSVSTTSGGSSPGPSRSPHPDAGKLGDPACPEIKIQLEASEQHMPQLGC; encoded by the exons ATGATTGAGAAGATGCAG GGAAGCAGGATGGATGAACAACGCTGCTCCTTCCCGCCGCCCCTCAAA ACAGAGGAGGACTACATTCCCTACCCGAGCGTGCACGAG GTCTTGGGGCGAGAAGGACCCTTTCCCCTCATCCTGCTGCCCCAGTTTGGGGGCTACTGGATTGAGGGCACCAACCACGAAATCACCAGCATCCCCGAGACAGAGCCACTGCAGTCGCCCACGACCAAGGTGAAGCTTGAGTGCAACCCCACAGCCCGCATCTACCGGAAGCACTTTCTCGGCAAG GAGCATTTCAATTACTACTCACTGGACACTGCTCTCGGCCACCTTGTCTTCTCACTCAAGTACGATGTCATCGGGGACCAAGAGCACCTGCGGCTGCTGCTCAG GACCAAGTGCCGGACATACCATGATGTCATCCCCATCTCCTGCCTCACCGAGTTCCCTAATGTTGTCCAGATGGCAAAG TTGGTGTGTGAAGACGTCAACGTGGATCGGTTCTATCCTGTGCTCTACCCCAAG GCTTCCCGGCTCATCGTCACCTTTGACGAGCATGTCATCAGCAATAACTTCAAGTTTGGCGTCATTTATCAGAAGCTTGGGCAG ACCTCCGAGGAAGAACTCTTCAGCACCAATGAGGAAAGTCCCGCCTTCGTGGAGTTCCTTGAATTTCTTGGCCAGAAGGTCAAACTGCAGGACTTTAAGGG GTTCCGAGGAGGCCTGGACGTGACCCACGGGCAGACGGGGACCGAATCTGTGTACTGCAACTTCCGCAACAAGGAGATCATGTTTCACGTGTCCACCAAGCTGCCCTACACAGAAGGGGACGCCCAGCAG TTGCAGCGGAAGCGGCACATCGGGAACGACATCGTGGCTGTGGTCTTCCAGGATGAGAACACTCCTTTTGTGCCCGACATGATCGCGTCCAACTTCCTACACGCCTACGTAGTGGTACAGGCTGAGGGCGGGGGCCCTGATGGGCCCCTCTACAAG GTCTCTGTCACTGCAAGAGATGATGTGCCCTTCTTCGGACCCCCCCTCCCGGATCCCGCCGTGTTCAGGAAG GGGCCTGAGTTCCAGGAATTTTTGCTGACAAAGCTGATCAATGCTGAATATGCCTGCTACAAGGCAGAGAAGTTTGCCAAACTGGAG GAGCGGACGCGGGCCGCCCTCCTGGAGACGCTCTATGAGGAACTACACATCCACAGCCAGTCCATGATGGGCTTGGGCGGCGACGAGGACAAGATGGAGAATGGCAGTGGGGGCGGCGGCTTCTTTGAGTCTTTCAAG CGGGTCATCCGGAGCCGCAGCCAGTCCATGGATGCCATGGGGCTGAGCAACAAGAAGCCCAACACCGTGTCCACCAGCCACAGCGGGAGCTTCGCGCCCAACAACCCCGACCTGGCCAAGGCGGCTGGAATA TCACTGATTGTCCCTGGGAAGAGCCCCACGAGGAAGAAGTCGGGCCCGTTCGGCTCCCGCCGCAGCAGCGCCATTGGCATCGAGAACATACAGGAGGTGCAGGAGAAGAG AGCGGAGACCGCAGCGCAGAGAGCAGAGGCGCTCAAGGACTTCTCCCGCTCCTCGTCCAGTGCCAGCAGCTTCGCCAGCGTGGTGGAGGAGACAGAGGGCGTGGACGGAGAGGACACAGGCCTG GAGAGCGTGTCGTCCTCAGGAACACCCCACAAGCGGGACTCCTTCATCTATAGCACGTGGCTGGAGGACAGTGTCAGCACCACTAGTGGGGGCAGCTCCCCAG gcccctcTCGATCACCCCACCCAGACGCCGGCAAGTTGGGGGACCCTGCGTGTCCCGAGATCAAGATCCAGCTGGAAGCATCTGAGCAGCACATGCCCCAGCTG GGCTGTTAG
- the RAP1GAP gene encoding rap1 GTPase-activating protein 1 isoform X8, translating into MIEKMQGSRMDEQRCSFPPPLKTEEDYIPYPSVHEVLGREGPFPLILLPQFGGYWIEGTNHEITSIPETEPLQSPTTKVKLECNPTARIYRKHFLGKEHFNYYSLDTALGHLVFSLKYDVIGDQEHLRLLLRTKCRTYHDVIPISCLTEFPNVVQMAKLVCEDVNVDRFYPVLYPKASRLIVTFDEHVISNNFKFGVIYQKLGQTSEEELFSTNEESPAFVEFLEFLGQKVKLQDFKGFRGGLDVTHGQTGTESVYCNFRNKEIMFHVSTKLPYTEGDAQQLQRKRHIGNDIVAVVFQDENTPFVPDMIASNFLHAYVVVQAEGGGPDGPLYKVSVTARDDVPFFGPPLPDPAVFRKGPEFQEFLLTKLINAEYACYKAEKFAKLEERTRAALLETLYEELHIHSQSMMGLGGDEDKMENGSGGGGFFESFKRVIRSRSQSMDAMGLSNKKPNTVSTSHSGSFAPNNPDLAKAAGISLIVPGKSPTRKKSGPFGSRRSSAIGIENIQEVQEKRAETAAQRAEALKDFSRSSSSASSFASVVEETEGVDGEDTGLESVSSSGTPHKRDSFIYSTWLEDSVSTTSGGSSPDAGKLGDPACPEIKIQLEASEQHMPQLGC; encoded by the exons ATGATTGAGAAGATGCAG GGAAGCAGGATGGATGAACAACGCTGCTCCTTCCCGCCGCCCCTCAAA ACAGAGGAGGACTACATTCCCTACCCGAGCGTGCACGAG GTCTTGGGGCGAGAAGGACCCTTTCCCCTCATCCTGCTGCCCCAGTTTGGGGGCTACTGGATTGAGGGCACCAACCACGAAATCACCAGCATCCCCGAGACAGAGCCACTGCAGTCGCCCACGACCAAGGTGAAGCTTGAGTGCAACCCCACAGCCCGCATCTACCGGAAGCACTTTCTCGGCAAG GAGCATTTCAATTACTACTCACTGGACACTGCTCTCGGCCACCTTGTCTTCTCACTCAAGTACGATGTCATCGGGGACCAAGAGCACCTGCGGCTGCTGCTCAG GACCAAGTGCCGGACATACCATGATGTCATCCCCATCTCCTGCCTCACCGAGTTCCCTAATGTTGTCCAGATGGCAAAG TTGGTGTGTGAAGACGTCAACGTGGATCGGTTCTATCCTGTGCTCTACCCCAAG GCTTCCCGGCTCATCGTCACCTTTGACGAGCATGTCATCAGCAATAACTTCAAGTTTGGCGTCATTTATCAGAAGCTTGGGCAG ACCTCCGAGGAAGAACTCTTCAGCACCAATGAGGAAAGTCCCGCCTTCGTGGAGTTCCTTGAATTTCTTGGCCAGAAGGTCAAACTGCAGGACTTTAAGGG GTTCCGAGGAGGCCTGGACGTGACCCACGGGCAGACGGGGACCGAATCTGTGTACTGCAACTTCCGCAACAAGGAGATCATGTTTCACGTGTCCACCAAGCTGCCCTACACAGAAGGGGACGCCCAGCAG TTGCAGCGGAAGCGGCACATCGGGAACGACATCGTGGCTGTGGTCTTCCAGGATGAGAACACTCCTTTTGTGCCCGACATGATCGCGTCCAACTTCCTACACGCCTACGTAGTGGTACAGGCTGAGGGCGGGGGCCCTGATGGGCCCCTCTACAAG GTCTCTGTCACTGCAAGAGATGATGTGCCCTTCTTCGGACCCCCCCTCCCGGATCCCGCCGTGTTCAGGAAG GGGCCTGAGTTCCAGGAATTTTTGCTGACAAAGCTGATCAATGCTGAATATGCCTGCTACAAGGCAGAGAAGTTTGCCAAACTGGAG GAGCGGACGCGGGCCGCCCTCCTGGAGACGCTCTATGAGGAACTACACATCCACAGCCAGTCCATGATGGGCTTGGGCGGCGACGAGGACAAGATGGAGAATGGCAGTGGGGGCGGCGGCTTCTTTGAGTCTTTCAAG CGGGTCATCCGGAGCCGCAGCCAGTCCATGGATGCCATGGGGCTGAGCAACAAGAAGCCCAACACCGTGTCCACCAGCCACAGCGGGAGCTTCGCGCCCAACAACCCCGACCTGGCCAAGGCGGCTGGAATA TCACTGATTGTCCCTGGGAAGAGCCCCACGAGGAAGAAGTCGGGCCCGTTCGGCTCCCGCCGCAGCAGCGCCATTGGCATCGAGAACATACAGGAGGTGCAGGAGAAGAG AGCGGAGACCGCAGCGCAGAGAGCAGAGGCGCTCAAGGACTTCTCCCGCTCCTCGTCCAGTGCCAGCAGCTTCGCCAGCGTGGTGGAGGAGACAGAGGGCGTGGACGGAGAGGACACAGGCCTG GAGAGCGTGTCGTCCTCAGGAACACCCCACAAGCGGGACTCCTTCATCTATAGCACGTGGCTGGAGGACAGTGTCAGCACCACTAGTGGGGGCAGCTCCCCAG ACGCCGGCAAGTTGGGGGACCCTGCGTGTCCCGAGATCAAGATCCAGCTGGAAGCATCTGAGCAGCACATGCCCCAGCTG GGCTGTTAG
- the RAP1GAP gene encoding rap1 GTPase-activating protein 1 isoform X5, giving the protein MIEKMQGSRMDEQRCSFPPPLKTEEDYIPYPSVHEVLGREGPFPLILLPQFGGYWIEGTNHEITSIPETEPLQSPTTKVKLECNPTARIYRKHFLGKEHFNYYSLDTALGHLVFSLKYDVIGDQEHLRLLLRTKCRTYHDVIPISCLTEFPNVVQMAKLVCEDVNVDRFYPVLYPKASRLIVTFDEHVISNNFKFGVIYQKLGQTSEEELFSTNEESPAFVEFLEFLGQKVKLQDFKGFRGGLDVTHGQTGTESVYCNFRNKEIMFHVSTKLPYTEGDAQQLQRKRHIGNDIVAVVFQDENTPFVPDMIASNFLHAYVVVQAEGGGPDGPLYKVSVTARDDVPFFGPPLPDPAVFRKGPEFQEFLLTKLINAEYACYKAEKFAKLEERTRAALLETLYEELHIHSQSMMGLGGDEDKMENGSGGGGFFESFKRVIRSRSQSMDAMGLSNKKPNTVSTSHSGSFAPNNPDLAKAAGISLIVPGKSPTRKKSGPFGSRRSSAIGIENIQEVQEKRESPPAGQKTPDSGHVSQEPKSENSSTQSSPEMPTTKNRAETAAQRAEALKDFSRSSSSASSFASVVEETEGVDGEDTGLESVSSSGTPHKRDSFIYSTWLEDSVSTTSGGSSPGPSRSPHPDAGKLGDPACPEIKIQLEASEQHMPQLGC; this is encoded by the exons ATGATTGAGAAGATGCAG GGAAGCAGGATGGATGAACAACGCTGCTCCTTCCCGCCGCCCCTCAAA ACAGAGGAGGACTACATTCCCTACCCGAGCGTGCACGAG GTCTTGGGGCGAGAAGGACCCTTTCCCCTCATCCTGCTGCCCCAGTTTGGGGGCTACTGGATTGAGGGCACCAACCACGAAATCACCAGCATCCCCGAGACAGAGCCACTGCAGTCGCCCACGACCAAGGTGAAGCTTGAGTGCAACCCCACAGCCCGCATCTACCGGAAGCACTTTCTCGGCAAG GAGCATTTCAATTACTACTCACTGGACACTGCTCTCGGCCACCTTGTCTTCTCACTCAAGTACGATGTCATCGGGGACCAAGAGCACCTGCGGCTGCTGCTCAG GACCAAGTGCCGGACATACCATGATGTCATCCCCATCTCCTGCCTCACCGAGTTCCCTAATGTTGTCCAGATGGCAAAG TTGGTGTGTGAAGACGTCAACGTGGATCGGTTCTATCCTGTGCTCTACCCCAAG GCTTCCCGGCTCATCGTCACCTTTGACGAGCATGTCATCAGCAATAACTTCAAGTTTGGCGTCATTTATCAGAAGCTTGGGCAG ACCTCCGAGGAAGAACTCTTCAGCACCAATGAGGAAAGTCCCGCCTTCGTGGAGTTCCTTGAATTTCTTGGCCAGAAGGTCAAACTGCAGGACTTTAAGGG GTTCCGAGGAGGCCTGGACGTGACCCACGGGCAGACGGGGACCGAATCTGTGTACTGCAACTTCCGCAACAAGGAGATCATGTTTCACGTGTCCACCAAGCTGCCCTACACAGAAGGGGACGCCCAGCAG TTGCAGCGGAAGCGGCACATCGGGAACGACATCGTGGCTGTGGTCTTCCAGGATGAGAACACTCCTTTTGTGCCCGACATGATCGCGTCCAACTTCCTACACGCCTACGTAGTGGTACAGGCTGAGGGCGGGGGCCCTGATGGGCCCCTCTACAAG GTCTCTGTCACTGCAAGAGATGATGTGCCCTTCTTCGGACCCCCCCTCCCGGATCCCGCCGTGTTCAGGAAG GGGCCTGAGTTCCAGGAATTTTTGCTGACAAAGCTGATCAATGCTGAATATGCCTGCTACAAGGCAGAGAAGTTTGCCAAACTGGAG GAGCGGACGCGGGCCGCCCTCCTGGAGACGCTCTATGAGGAACTACACATCCACAGCCAGTCCATGATGGGCTTGGGCGGCGACGAGGACAAGATGGAGAATGGCAGTGGGGGCGGCGGCTTCTTTGAGTCTTTCAAG CGGGTCATCCGGAGCCGCAGCCAGTCCATGGATGCCATGGGGCTGAGCAACAAGAAGCCCAACACCGTGTCCACCAGCCACAGCGGGAGCTTCGCGCCCAACAACCCCGACCTGGCCAAGGCGGCTGGAATA TCACTGATTGTCCCTGGGAAGAGCCCCACGAGGAAGAAGTCGGGCCCGTTCGGCTCCCGCCGCAGCAGCGCCATTGGCATCGAGAACATACAGGAGGTGCAGGAGAAGAG GGAGAGCCCTCCGGCTGGTCAGAAGACCCCAGACAGCGGGCACGTCTCACAGGAGCCCAAGTCGGAGAACTCATCCACTCAGAGCTCCCCAGAGATGCCCACGACCAAGAACAG AGCGGAGACCGCAGCGCAGAGAGCAGAGGCGCTCAAGGACTTCTCCCGCTCCTCGTCCAGTGCCAGCAGCTTCGCCAGCGTGGTGGAGGAGACAGAGGGCGTGGACGGAGAGGACACAGGCCTG GAGAGCGTGTCGTCCTCAGGAACACCCCACAAGCGGGACTCCTTCATCTATAGCACGTGGCTGGAGGACAGTGTCAGCACCACTAGTGGGGGCAGCTCCCCAG gcccctcTCGATCACCCCACCCAGACGCCGGCAAGTTGGGGGACCCTGCGTGTCCCGAGATCAAGATCCAGCTGGAAGCATCTGAGCAGCACATGCCCCAGCTG GGCTGTTAG
- the RAP1GAP gene encoding rap1 GTPase-activating protein 1 isoform X6: MIEKMQGSRMDEQRCSFPPPLKTEEDYIPYPSVHEVLGREGPFPLILLPQFGGYWIEGTNHEITSIPETEPLQSPTTKVKLECNPTARIYRKHFLGKEHFNYYSLDTALGHLVFSLKYDVIGDQEHLRLLLRTKCRTYHDVIPISCLTEFPNVVQMAKLVCEDVNVDRFYPVLYPKASRLIVTFDEHVISNNFKFGVIYQKLGQTSEEELFSTNEESPAFVEFLEFLGQKVKLQDFKGFRGGLDVTHGQTGTESVYCNFRNKEIMFHVSTKLPYTEGDAQQLQRKRHIGNDIVAVVFQDENTPFVPDMIASNFLHAYVVVQAEGGGPDGPLYKVSVTARDDVPFFGPPLPDPAVFRKGPEFQEFLLTKLINAEYACYKAEKFAKLEERTRAALLETLYEELHIHSQSMMGLGGDEDKMENGSGGGGFFESFKRVIRSRSQSMDAMGLSNKKPNTVSTSHSGSFAPNNPDLAKAAGISLIVPGKSPTRKKSGPFGSRRSSAIGIENIQEVQEKRESPPAGQKTPDSGHVSQEPKSENSSTQSSPEMPTTKNRAETAAQRAEALKDFSRSSSSASSFASVVEETEGVDGEDTGLESVSSSGTPHKRDSFIYSTWLEDSVSTTSGGSSPDAGKLGDPACPEIKIQLEASEQHMPQLGC, translated from the exons ATGATTGAGAAGATGCAG GGAAGCAGGATGGATGAACAACGCTGCTCCTTCCCGCCGCCCCTCAAA ACAGAGGAGGACTACATTCCCTACCCGAGCGTGCACGAG GTCTTGGGGCGAGAAGGACCCTTTCCCCTCATCCTGCTGCCCCAGTTTGGGGGCTACTGGATTGAGGGCACCAACCACGAAATCACCAGCATCCCCGAGACAGAGCCACTGCAGTCGCCCACGACCAAGGTGAAGCTTGAGTGCAACCCCACAGCCCGCATCTACCGGAAGCACTTTCTCGGCAAG GAGCATTTCAATTACTACTCACTGGACACTGCTCTCGGCCACCTTGTCTTCTCACTCAAGTACGATGTCATCGGGGACCAAGAGCACCTGCGGCTGCTGCTCAG GACCAAGTGCCGGACATACCATGATGTCATCCCCATCTCCTGCCTCACCGAGTTCCCTAATGTTGTCCAGATGGCAAAG TTGGTGTGTGAAGACGTCAACGTGGATCGGTTCTATCCTGTGCTCTACCCCAAG GCTTCCCGGCTCATCGTCACCTTTGACGAGCATGTCATCAGCAATAACTTCAAGTTTGGCGTCATTTATCAGAAGCTTGGGCAG ACCTCCGAGGAAGAACTCTTCAGCACCAATGAGGAAAGTCCCGCCTTCGTGGAGTTCCTTGAATTTCTTGGCCAGAAGGTCAAACTGCAGGACTTTAAGGG GTTCCGAGGAGGCCTGGACGTGACCCACGGGCAGACGGGGACCGAATCTGTGTACTGCAACTTCCGCAACAAGGAGATCATGTTTCACGTGTCCACCAAGCTGCCCTACACAGAAGGGGACGCCCAGCAG TTGCAGCGGAAGCGGCACATCGGGAACGACATCGTGGCTGTGGTCTTCCAGGATGAGAACACTCCTTTTGTGCCCGACATGATCGCGTCCAACTTCCTACACGCCTACGTAGTGGTACAGGCTGAGGGCGGGGGCCCTGATGGGCCCCTCTACAAG GTCTCTGTCACTGCAAGAGATGATGTGCCCTTCTTCGGACCCCCCCTCCCGGATCCCGCCGTGTTCAGGAAG GGGCCTGAGTTCCAGGAATTTTTGCTGACAAAGCTGATCAATGCTGAATATGCCTGCTACAAGGCAGAGAAGTTTGCCAAACTGGAG GAGCGGACGCGGGCCGCCCTCCTGGAGACGCTCTATGAGGAACTACACATCCACAGCCAGTCCATGATGGGCTTGGGCGGCGACGAGGACAAGATGGAGAATGGCAGTGGGGGCGGCGGCTTCTTTGAGTCTTTCAAG CGGGTCATCCGGAGCCGCAGCCAGTCCATGGATGCCATGGGGCTGAGCAACAAGAAGCCCAACACCGTGTCCACCAGCCACAGCGGGAGCTTCGCGCCCAACAACCCCGACCTGGCCAAGGCGGCTGGAATA TCACTGATTGTCCCTGGGAAGAGCCCCACGAGGAAGAAGTCGGGCCCGTTCGGCTCCCGCCGCAGCAGCGCCATTGGCATCGAGAACATACAGGAGGTGCAGGAGAAGAG GGAGAGCCCTCCGGCTGGTCAGAAGACCCCAGACAGCGGGCACGTCTCACAGGAGCCCAAGTCGGAGAACTCATCCACTCAGAGCTCCCCAGAGATGCCCACGACCAAGAACAG AGCGGAGACCGCAGCGCAGAGAGCAGAGGCGCTCAAGGACTTCTCCCGCTCCTCGTCCAGTGCCAGCAGCTTCGCCAGCGTGGTGGAGGAGACAGAGGGCGTGGACGGAGAGGACACAGGCCTG GAGAGCGTGTCGTCCTCAGGAACACCCCACAAGCGGGACTCCTTCATCTATAGCACGTGGCTGGAGGACAGTGTCAGCACCACTAGTGGGGGCAGCTCCCCAG ACGCCGGCAAGTTGGGGGACCCTGCGTGTCCCGAGATCAAGATCCAGCTGGAAGCATCTGAGCAGCACATGCCCCAGCTG GGCTGTTAG
- the RAP1GAP gene encoding rap1 GTPase-activating protein 1 isoform X7: MIEKMQGSRMDEQRCSFPPPLKTEEDYIPYPSVHEVLGREGPFPLILLPQFGGYWIEGTNHEITSIPETEPLQSPTTKVKLECNPTARIYRKHFLGKEHFNYYSLDTALGHLVFSLKYDVIGDQEHLRLLLRTKCRTYHDVIPISCLTEFPNVVQMAKLVCEDVNVDRFYPVLYPKASRLIVTFDEHVISNNFKFGVIYQKLGQTSEEELFSTNEESPAFVEFLEFLGQKVKLQDFKGFRGGLDVTHGQTGTESVYCNFRNKEIMFHVSTKLPYTEGDAQQLQRKRHIGNDIVAVVFQDENTPFVPDMIASNFLHAYVVVQAEGGGPDGPLYKVSVTARDDVPFFGPPLPDPAVFRKGPEFQEFLLTKLINAEYACYKAEKFAKLEERTRAALLETLYEELHIHSQSMMGLGGDEDKMENGSGGGGFFESFKRVIRSRSQSMDAMGLSNKKPNTVSTSHSGSFAPNNPDLAKAAGISLIVPGKSPTRKKSGPFGSRRSSAIGIENIQEVQEKRAETAAQRAEALKDFSRSSSSASSFASVVEETEGVDGEDTGLESVSSSGTPHKRDSFIYSTWLEDSVSTTSGGSSPGPSRSPHPDAGKLGDPACPEIKIQLEASEQHMPQLGC; this comes from the exons ATGATTGAGAAGATGCAG GGAAGCAGGATGGATGAACAACGCTGCTCCTTCCCGCCGCCCCTCAAA ACAGAGGAGGACTACATTCCCTACCCGAGCGTGCACGAG GTCTTGGGGCGAGAAGGACCCTTTCCCCTCATCCTGCTGCCCCAGTTTGGGGGCTACTGGATTGAGGGCACCAACCACGAAATCACCAGCATCCCCGAGACAGAGCCACTGCAGTCGCCCACGACCAAGGTGAAGCTTGAGTGCAACCCCACAGCCCGCATCTACCGGAAGCACTTTCTCGGCAAG GAGCATTTCAATTACTACTCACTGGACACTGCTCTCGGCCACCTTGTCTTCTCACTCAAGTACGATGTCATCGGGGACCAAGAGCACCTGCGGCTGCTGCTCAG GACCAAGTGCCGGACATACCATGATGTCATCCCCATCTCCTGCCTCACCGAGTTCCCTAATGTTGTCCAGATGGCAAAG TTGGTGTGTGAAGACGTCAACGTGGATCGGTTCTATCCTGTGCTCTACCCCAAG GCTTCCCGGCTCATCGTCACCTTTGACGAGCATGTCATCAGCAATAACTTCAAGTTTGGCGTCATTTATCAGAAGCTTGGGCAG ACCTCCGAGGAAGAACTCTTCAGCACCAATGAGGAAAGTCCCGCCTTCGTGGAGTTCCTTGAATTTCTTGGCCAGAAGGTCAAACTGCAGGACTTTAAGGG GTTCCGAGGAGGCCTGGACGTGACCCACGGGCAGACGGGGACCGAATCTGTGTACTGCAACTTCCGCAACAAGGAGATCATGTTTCACGTGTCCACCAAGCTGCCCTACACAGAAGGGGACGCCCAGCAG TTGCAGCGGAAGCGGCACATCGGGAACGACATCGTGGCTGTGGTCTTCCAGGATGAGAACACTCCTTTTGTGCCCGACATGATCGCGTCCAACTTCCTACACGCCTACGTAGTGGTACAGGCTGAGGGCGGGGGCCCTGATGGGCCCCTCTACAAG GTCTCTGTCACTGCAAGAGATGATGTGCCCTTCTTCGGACCCCCCCTCCCGGATCCCGCCGTGTTCAGGAAG GGGCCTGAGTTCCAGGAATTTTTGCTGACAAAGCTGATCAATGCTGAATATGCCTGCTACAAGGCAGAGAAGTTTGCCAAACTGGAG GAGCGGACGCGGGCCGCCCTCCTGGAGACGCTCTATGAGGAACTACACATCCACAGCCAGTCCATGATGGGCTTGGGCGGCGACGAGGACAAGATGGAGAATGGCAGTGGGGGCGGCGGCTTCTTTGAGTCTTTCAAG CGGGTCATCCGGAGCCGCAGCCAGTCCATGGATGCCATGGGGCTGAGCAACAAGAAGCCCAACACCGTGTCCACCAGCCACAGCGGGAGCTTCGCGCCCAACAACCCCGACCTGGCCAAGGCGGCTGGAATA TCACTGATTGTCCCTGGGAAGAGCCCCACGAGGAAGAAGTCGGGCCCGTTCGGCTCCCGCCGCAGCAGCGCCATTGGCATCGAGAACATACAGGAGGTGCAGGAGAAGAG AGCGGAGACCGCAGCGCAGAGAGCAGAGGCGCTCAAGGACTTCTCCCGCTCCTCGTCCAGTGCCAGCAGCTTCGCCAGCGTGGTGGAGGAGACAGAGGGCGTGGACGGAGAGGACACAGGCCTG GAGAGCGTGTCGTCCTCAGGAACACCCCACAAGCGGGACTCCTTCATCTATAGCACGTGGCTGGAGGACAGTGTCAGCACCACTAGTGGGGGCAGCTCCCCAG gcccctcTCGATCACCCCACCCAGACGCCGGCAAGTTGGGGGACCCTGCGTGTCCCGAGATCAAGATCCAGCTGGAAGCATCTGAGCAGCACATGCCCCAGCTG GGCTGTTAG